In the genome of Geotrypetes seraphini chromosome 16, aGeoSer1.1, whole genome shotgun sequence, one region contains:
- the LOC117349685 gene encoding olfactory receptor 10A4-like, which translates to MIRKNQSFVTEFILLGFSSDPTVQCLLFLIFLLIYVFTLLGNVTIILIVTADSLLKKPMYYFIRNLAFLEICYTSVTVPKMLVNFLVEDKSVSFFACATQMYFFIFLGVVECCLLAVMSYDRYVAICSPLHYSTIMKKTTCANLVASSWITGIVSMFGQTVLVFSLPFCGPNRIDHFFCDVPPILKLSCRDTSKTELSIFIGIVIFVLMPFLFILVSYIRILSTILRIRSAEGRQKAFSTCASHLTSVCLFYGTTIITYSLPKSCHSPVVDKSFALFYAVLIPMMNPLIYTLRNKEVHGVLNKRIGKNRNLKNFQK; encoded by the coding sequence CAGAGTTCATCCTCTTGGGCTTCTCAAGTGACCCAACTGTGCAGTGTTTACTCTTCCTAATATTTCTGTTGATATATGTTTTCACGCTGTTAGGGAATGTCACAATCATTTTGATAGTAACAGCAGATTCTCTCCTTAAGAAACCGATGTACTATTTCATCAGGAACCTCGCTTTCCTGGAGATCTGCTATACCTCCGTCACTGTCCCCAAGATGTTGGTGAACTTTTTGGTGGAAGACAAAAGTGTTTCTTTTTTCGCTTGTGCCACACagatgtatttctttatttttctagGGGTTGTCGAGTGTTGCCTTCTGGCTGTGATGTCTTACGACCGCTATGTGGCTATCTGCAGCCCACTGCACTATTCTACCATCATGAAGAAGACAACATGTGCCAATTTGGTTGCATCTTCTTGGATTACTGGAATTGTGTCTATGTTTGGACAGACTGTCTTAGTCTTTAGCTTGCCTTTCTGTGGCCCAAACAGGATCGATCACTTTTTTTGTGACGTCCCTCCTATCCTTAAGCTTTCTTGCCGTGAtacctccaaaactgaactttcAATTTTCATAGGCATCGTGATTTTCGTCCTCATGCCCTTTCTGTTTATCCTTGTCTCCTATATCCGCATTCTGTCCACCATCCTCCGAATCCGATCTGCAGAGGGAAGACagaaagccttctccacctgcgcCTCCCATCTGACCTCTGTGTGTCTATTCTACGGCACAACCATAATTACCTACTCACTTCCCAAATCCTGTCATTCCCCTGTTGTTGACAAATCGTTTGCTTTGTTCTATGCTGTTTTAATCCCAATGATGAACCCATTGATTTACACCCTGAGAAATAAGGAAGTGCATGGTGTTTTGAACAAAAGAATTGGTAAAAATAGgaatttgaaaaattttcaaaagtAG